A region from the Panicum hallii strain FIL2 chromosome 1, PHallii_v3.1, whole genome shotgun sequence genome encodes:
- the LOC112876419 gene encoding uncharacterized protein LOC112876419 — MSSSEVPGGDEAAGTEGDGGLLSGGDGGLLSDGDGGDFYAVLEEIDPAEVYTLVDFLVEDEIMEAFGKRIGEKLKATMEGASSEPPRRRQRQSGPRRYIPRPREKGHDDLVANYFSANPIYPDEMFRRRFRMNKHLFLRIVDTLSNWDIFFTQRVDATGRDSHSPLQKCTAAIRMLGYGTAADALDEVLKIAASTSLECLGKFAKGIIECFGAEYLRPLTSDELEKILQENEARGFPSMIGSIDCMHWAWKNCPKGWAGMFTRGDKGKPTMILEAVASRDLHIWHAFFGTAGSQNDIQVLNKSPLFIHAIKGEAPRVSYTINGTQYDTGYYLADGIYPEWAAFVKTISKPQTDKHKLYARRQEGARKDVECAFGVLQSRFDIINRPARLWKRNDVVNIMQACVIIHNMIVEDEKDLVRIPINLNENPSGTIVLPPEVNTNDNPNPCFVEVLNRNSAIRATSTHRQLKNDLVEHLWKLFGPRGG; from the coding sequence ATGTCGTCGAGTGAAGTACCTGGAGGCGATGAAGCAGCAGGCACTGAAGGTGATGGAGGGCTGCTCTCTGGTGGCGATGGAGGGCTGCTCTCTGATGGCGATGGTGGTGATTTTTATGCTGTTCTTGAAGAAATTGATCCAGCGGAAGTATATACCCTTGTTGATTTTCTTGTCGAGGATGAAATAATGGAAGCATTTGGAAAGAGGATTGGCGAGAAATTGAAGGCCACTATGGAAGGAGCTTCTTCTgagccacctcgccgtcgccagcGTCAAAGTGGTCCGCGAAGGTACATACCTAGGCCAAGAGAAAAGGGACATGATGATTTAGTTGCTAATTATTTTTCAGCAAATCCTATCTATCCCGATGAGATGTTCCGTAGGAGGTTTCGGATGAATAAGCATTTGTTCCTTCGAATTGTCGATACTCTCTCTAATTGGGATATTTTTTTTACCCAAAGAGTTGATGCAACGGGTCGAGATAGCCACTCGCCTCTCCAAAAGTGCACTGCAGCTATTCGAATGCTAGGATATGgcacagcagctgatgcactagATGAGGTATTGAAAATTGCAGCAAGCACTTCTTTGGAATGTTTAGGAAAATTTGCCAAAGGGATAATTGAATGTTTTGGTGCCGAGTACTTGCGTCCTCTGACCAGTGATGAACTAGAAAAAATACTTCAAGAGAATGAGGCACGTGGCTTTCCAAGCATGATAGGAAGTATTGATTGTATGCATTGGGCATGGAAGAATTGTCCAAAAGGTTGGGCTGGCATGTTTACTCGTGGTGACAAAGGGAAACCTACTATGATCCTTGAGGCGGTAGCATCTCGGGACCTTCATATATGGCATGCTTTTTTTGGTACCGCCGGGTCTCAAAATGATATCCAAGTGTTAAACAAGTCACCATTGTTCATTCATGCCATAAAAGGAGAAGCCCCCCGAGTGAGTTATACTATAAATGGAACGCAATATGACACAGGGTATTACCTTGCCGATGGAATATATCCTGAGTGGGCAGCCTTCGTGAAGACAATAAGCAAACCTCAAACGGACAAACATAAATTATATGCGCGACGACAAGAAGGAGCAAGGAAGGATGTCGAGTGCGCATTTGGCGTGTTGCAATCCCGTTTTGATATTATCAACCGTCCGGCACGGTTATGGAAAAGGAATGATGTTGTCAATATAATGCAAGCTTGCGTTATCATCCATAATATGATAGTGGAAGATGAAAAAGATTTGGTTAGAATTCCAATTAATTTGAATGAAAATCCGAGTGGAACCATTGTCCTACCACCGGAAGTGAATACAAATGACAACCCTAATCCATGCTTTGTGGAGGTTCTTAACAGAAACTCGGCTATCCGGGCTACCTCTACACATCGTCAACTCAAGAATGATTTAGTTGAGCACCTATGGAAGCTTTTTGGGCCAAGAGGAGGTTAG